A single genomic interval of Pseudodesulfovibrio sp. S3 harbors:
- the yjgA gene encoding ribosome biogenesis factor YjgA, with the protein MVKKNSTYHPAEFDEVDERPSRSQLKRDMHELQKLGTDLANLGDAVVKDANLPPEVEKALLLIKKITKHEAARRHMQYVGKLMRTFDTSHVREIVEAAQQGHSLKTAEFHRLEIIRDRLVNGDDDLLQELFEANPEEGQRIRQLTLNARREKAGNKPSKSARALFKLLRYLPPIPEK; encoded by the coding sequence ATGGTCAAGAAGAACAGTACATACCATCCGGCTGAATTCGACGAGGTGGACGAGCGCCCCAGCCGCTCCCAACTCAAACGCGATATGCATGAACTGCAAAAGCTCGGAACCGATCTGGCGAATCTGGGCGATGCCGTCGTCAAAGATGCGAACCTGCCCCCTGAAGTGGAAAAGGCTCTGCTGCTCATAAAAAAGATCACCAAACACGAGGCTGCTCGGCGGCACATGCAATACGTGGGCAAGCTCATGCGCACCTTCGACACCAGTCATGTCCGGGAAATTGTGGAGGCCGCCCAACAGGGGCATTCCCTCAAGACCGCCGAATTCCACCGTCTCGAAATCATTCGTGACAGGCTGGTTAACGGCGATGACGATCTGTTGCAGGAATTGTTCGAAGCCAACCCGGAGGAAGGCCAGCGCATAAGACAGCTCACCCTGAATGCTCGGCGGGAAAAAGCCGGCAACAAGCCCTCCAAGAGCGCCCGCGCCCTTTTCAAACTGCTCCGCTACCTGCCTCCCATTCCGGAAAAATAA